From Chryseobacterium sp. IHB B 17019, one genomic window encodes:
- a CDS encoding WG repeat-containing protein, whose product MKNVVQFLCVFISVFIFSQTKSVKKLPIKNTPKTAVKKITGTPKKTSDLPVVNAEIPLLIPKKKDGNFGYVNQKGKFIIQPEYHIAVFFYEDCNLLNSPNEKVRKFGTADYATVEKDEISYRINKKGKRVYKFKKEDLGQCAHKEYVQQLFQAYTMNGFFGIIEKAKFRNAQDYRDFQIYPQYEYLYILEGDDVANPMIVASKNDTFGVIDVNNNIIIPFEYSDIKRNFSWKLGKMFDVSKDGKNYYYVDSKNKTY is encoded by the coding sequence ATTTATTTCAGTTTTCATTTTTTCTCAGACCAAATCTGTGAAGAAACTGCCTATTAAAAATACACCGAAAACTGCTGTTAAAAAGATAACCGGAACGCCGAAGAAAACCTCTGATTTACCTGTGGTGAATGCAGAAATTCCTCTTTTGATCCCGAAAAAGAAAGACGGAAATTTTGGCTATGTAAACCAGAAAGGAAAGTTTATTATCCAACCGGAATATCATATTGCCGTATTTTTTTATGAAGATTGTAATCTTTTAAATTCACCTAACGAAAAAGTAAGAAAGTTCGGAACAGCAGATTATGCAACGGTGGAAAAGGATGAAATATCATATAGGATAAATAAAAAAGGAAAGAGGGTTTATAAATTTAAAAAAGAGGATCTTGGGCAATGTGCTCATAAAGAATACGTGCAGCAGCTATTTCAGGCCTACACTATGAACGGCTTTTTCGGTATTATAGAAAAAGCAAAATTCCGAAATGCTCAGGATTACAGAGATTTTCAGATATATCCTCAATATGAATATTTATATATTCTGGAAGGAGATGATGTAGCAAATCCTATGATTGTTGCTTCAAAAAATGATACTTTCGGGGTCATTGATGTCAATAACAATATTATTATCCCTTTTGAATATTCAGATATAAAACGAAACTTCAGCTGGAAACTGGGGAAGATGTTTGATGTTTCCAAAGACGGAAAAAATTACTACTACGTTGATTCAAAAAACAAAACGTATTAG
- a CDS encoding TonB-dependent receptor — translation MKGLFFLGLTVGSFAFLQAQNTDSLKIREIEAVNFTKRLPVAKEIINVAKDIDSRNLGQDLPILLKNQTSIISTSDAGNGVGYTGFRIRGVAGNGINVMMNGVPYNDSESQGTFFVNVPDLTSSASQIVIQRGVGTSNNGAAAFGASINVLSKDPEEKFYFKTDDSYGSFNTYKYSAEIGSGKFWGNRLSVMGRYTHINSDGYIDRAFSKLDSYNFTALYEEGKTRIRLMAFGGKEKTYQAWNGIDRKTWETNPKFNYSGAIYDANWENIVGFYDNETDNYRQNHYQLLWEQKFNDRWNLETTLHYTKGKGYYENYKQGDPFARYNLADTNGEEYSDFIRKKWLNNDFYGLVSTLYGKFENLDLNFGIVGNQYYGRHFGNVTGVFFPEIDEHEYYRNRSVKNEVAGFAKALVRVDNFEFFGDLQLRNIDYDTRIITEGDDEGANLDKNWLFFNPKAGVNYRIPQGKIFISYAHAHREPNRDDLLANNNVKAEKLHDFEAGLEKQFGIVSFTANLYYMYYVNQLVLNGELNNVGAFIRTNSGKSFRSGIELGALAKLSKQWEVSGNVSFSNNRNLDFKVENEGSTKDLGNTQISFSPDVIANLGVKFNPTKNFQFALMNQYVGKQYLDNSEDENLQLKDYLLTDFNAQYQFKIKNNDIALKLLVNNIFNKKYVNNGAVYDGTPYYFSQAGTNFMFGISWKIQ, via the coding sequence ATGAAAGGATTATTTTTTTTAGGGCTTACCGTTGGCTCTTTTGCTTTTTTACAAGCACAAAATACCGATTCCCTGAAAATAAGGGAAATTGAAGCTGTTAATTTTACCAAAAGACTTCCTGTTGCCAAAGAAATCATCAATGTTGCCAAAGATATTGACAGCCGGAATTTAGGTCAGGATCTGCCGATCCTTCTTAAAAACCAGACTTCCATTATCTCAACTTCGGATGCCGGAAATGGTGTTGGCTACACGGGATTCAGGATTCGTGGAGTTGCAGGAAACGGAATTAATGTCATGATGAACGGCGTTCCATACAACGATTCCGAAAGCCAGGGAACTTTTTTTGTGAATGTCCCGGATCTTACAAGCTCTGCGTCACAAATCGTAATTCAAAGAGGAGTTGGAACTTCAAATAACGGTGCGGCAGCGTTTGGGGCGAGTATCAATGTTCTTTCCAAAGATCCTGAAGAGAAGTTTTATTTTAAAACCGATGACAGCTACGGTTCGTTCAACACCTACAAATATTCTGCGGAAATAGGTTCCGGAAAATTCTGGGGAAACAGGCTTTCTGTGATGGGAAGATACACGCACATCAATTCCGACGGCTATATTGACAGAGCTTTTTCAAAACTGGATTCTTACAATTTCACAGCTTTGTATGAAGAAGGAAAAACGAGAATCCGCTTAATGGCTTTTGGTGGAAAAGAAAAAACGTATCAGGCCTGGAACGGAATTGATAGGAAAACCTGGGAAACAAACCCGAAATTCAATTATTCCGGAGCAATTTATGATGCAAATTGGGAAAATATCGTTGGTTTTTACGACAACGAAACTGATAATTACAGACAAAACCATTACCAGTTACTTTGGGAGCAAAAATTTAATGACCGTTGGAATTTAGAAACAACTTTACATTACACAAAAGGAAAAGGTTACTATGAAAATTACAAGCAGGGAGATCCTTTTGCGAGATACAATTTGGCTGATACAAATGGTGAAGAATACTCAGATTTTATCAGAAAAAAATGGCTGAATAATGACTTTTATGGCTTAGTTTCTACATTGTACGGAAAATTTGAGAATCTTGATTTGAATTTCGGAATTGTAGGAAATCAGTATTACGGAAGACATTTCGGAAATGTGACCGGCGTTTTCTTCCCGGAAATTGATGAGCACGAATACTACAGAAACCGTTCTGTGAAAAATGAAGTAGCGGGATTTGCAAAAGCTTTAGTCAGAGTTGATAACTTTGAATTTTTTGGAGATCTGCAGTTGAGAAATATTGATTACGATACGAGAATTATTACGGAAGGAGACGATGAAGGTGCTAATTTGGACAAAAACTGGTTGTTTTTCAACCCAAAAGCGGGAGTTAATTATAGAATTCCACAAGGAAAAATCTTCATTTCCTATGCTCATGCTCACCGAGAGCCAAACAGAGATGATTTATTAGCCAATAATAACGTTAAAGCAGAAAAACTTCATGATTTTGAGGCTGGTTTAGAAAAACAATTCGGGATTGTGTCGTTTACGGCGAATTTATATTATATGTATTATGTCAATCAGTTAGTTTTAAATGGTGAACTGAATAATGTCGGAGCTTTCATCAGAACCAATTCCGGGAAAAGTTTCAGAAGCGGAATTGAATTAGGAGCTTTGGCAAAACTTTCAAAACAATGGGAGGTTTCAGGAAATGTAAGCTTCAGCAACAACAGAAACTTAGATTTTAAAGTAGAAAATGAAGGTTCAACGAAAGATTTAGGTAATACTCAGATTTCTTTTTCGCCGGACGTTATTGCCAATTTAGGAGTGAAATTTAATCCTACAAAAAACTTCCAGTTTGCATTAATGAATCAATACGTTGGAAAGCAATACCTAGATAATTCAGAAGATGAAAATTTACAGTTGAAAGATTATCTTTTGACGGATTTTAATGCACAATATCAATTTAAAATAAAAAATAATGATATTGCATTGAAGCTTTTGGTGAATAATATTTTCAACAAAAAGTATGTGAACAACGGAGCTGTTTATGACGGAACTCCCTACTATTTTTCCCAAGCCGGAACCAATTTTATGTTCGGGATCAGCTGGAAAATTCAGTAA
- a CDS encoding acyl-CoA thioesterase, with translation MAKVKKASESLTIMTNIVLPNETNSLRNLFGGELLAKMDRCASISAARHCERRVVTASVNHVSFNHPIPEGGVVVLESKVSRAFSTSMEVYVDVWLDDPINQTKVHTNEGIYTFVAVDEFNRPIPIPDMIPETEEEKSRHAAAFRRKELSLILSGRMKPLESVELKKLFQEPS, from the coding sequence ATGGCAAAAGTAAAAAAAGCGTCAGAATCTCTGACTATCATGACAAATATTGTTCTTCCGAACGAAACAAATTCTTTGAGAAACCTTTTTGGAGGCGAACTGTTGGCAAAAATGGATCGCTGTGCATCTATCTCCGCAGCAAGACATTGCGAAAGAAGAGTAGTGACGGCTTCTGTAAACCACGTTTCCTTCAATCATCCGATTCCGGAAGGCGGAGTGGTAGTGTTGGAATCTAAAGTTTCCAGAGCGTTTTCCACATCCATGGAGGTTTACGTAGATGTTTGGCTGGATGATCCTATCAATCAGACGAAAGTTCATACCAATGAGGGAATTTATACATTCGTGGCTGTGGATGAATTCAACAGGCCAATTCCTATTCCCGATATGATTCCGGAAACAGAAGAGGAAAAATCTAGACATGCCGCAGCTTTCAGAAGAAAAGAGCTGTCATTGATTCTTTCAGGAAGAATGAAACCTTTGGAATCTGTGGAGTTGAAGAAATTGTTCCAGGAACCTAGTTAA
- a CDS encoding GxxExxY protein, protein MKTDISENDISRIVYESGYLVYKSLGPGLLESAYEECMFYELRKHHLLVEKQKPMPLVYDEVKLDIGYRLDLIIENKFILEIKSVESLNDIHLAQILTYLRLSNCKLGMLMNFNTLHFKNGVKRVINGNL, encoded by the coding sequence ATGAAAACGGATATTTCAGAAAATGATATATCGCGAATTGTTTATGAATCAGGTTATTTGGTTTATAAAAGCTTAGGGCCGGGATTGTTGGAAAGTGCTTACGAAGAATGCATGTTTTATGAATTAAGAAAGCATCATCTTCTTGTTGAAAAACAGAAACCGATGCCACTAGTTTATGATGAAGTAAAATTAGATATTGGATATAGACTCGATTTAATAATTGAAAATAAATTTATTCTTGAAATAAAATCTGTTGAATCTTTGAATGATATTCATCTGGCTCAGATTCTGACGTATCTTCGTTTAAGTAATTGTAAACTAGGGATGTTAATGAATTTCAATACACTTCATTTTAAAAATGGAGTTAAAAGAGTAATCAACGGAAATTTATAA
- a CDS encoding 2-hydroxyacid dehydrogenase: MKILLLDKNHPLITDQLLEKNFILEEDFVSTYDEVCNKIENYDGVIIRSRIPLDKNFLEKGKNLKFIARVGAGMENIDIPVAEKLGIQLINSPEGNRDSVAEHVVGMLLVLMNRLFIASQEVKNGIWLREENRGDELMGKTVGLIGYGNMGKATAKRLSGFGCKVIFHDILPNLSDEYATQVSLEELKEKAEVLSLHIPLTEISYYLIDGPFISDMKNDFYFVNTARGKNVETKALVEAIKAGKVKGACLDVLEYEKSSFEHLETENEDLKYLLESEKVIVTPHIAGWTIQSKEKLAQVIVDKIIASFSK, encoded by the coding sequence ATGAAGATCCTCCTTTTAGATAAGAACCACCCATTAATTACCGATCAGCTTTTAGAAAAAAACTTTATTCTGGAAGAAGATTTCGTATCTACTTATGATGAGGTTTGCAACAAAATCGAAAATTATGACGGGGTTATTATCCGAAGCAGAATTCCTTTGGATAAAAACTTTTTAGAGAAAGGAAAAAATCTGAAGTTCATTGCAAGAGTGGGAGCCGGAATGGAAAATATTGATATTCCTGTTGCTGAAAAACTGGGAATTCAATTAATTAATTCTCCCGAAGGAAACAGAGATTCTGTAGCGGAACATGTTGTTGGAATGTTATTGGTTTTAATGAACAGGCTTTTCATTGCATCACAGGAAGTAAAAAACGGAATCTGGCTGCGTGAAGAAAACAGGGGCGACGAATTAATGGGAAAAACTGTTGGGCTCATCGGCTACGGGAATATGGGGAAAGCCACCGCAAAAAGACTTTCGGGATTTGGCTGTAAAGTGATTTTTCATGATATTTTGCCCAACCTTTCAGATGAATATGCTACACAGGTTTCTTTGGAAGAATTAAAAGAAAAAGCTGAGGTTTTGAGCTTACATATTCCTTTGACTGAAATATCTTATTATTTAATAGACGGACCTTTTATTTCTGATATGAAAAACGATTTCTATTTTGTGAATACGGCAAGAGGGAAAAATGTAGAAACTAAAGCTTTAGTTGAAGCTATAAAAGCCGGAAAAGTAAAAGGAGCCTGTCTTGATGTTTTAGAATACGAAAAATCATCTTTTGAGCATTTGGAAACAGAAAATGAAGACTTAAAATATCTTCTGGAGTCCGAAAAAGTAATTGTGACTCCCCACATTGCAGGATGGACCATTCAAAGCAAGGAAAAGCTGGCGCAGGTGATTGTTGATAAAATTATAGCTTCATTTAGCAAATAA
- a CDS encoding serine hydrolase domain-containing protein, which translates to MKKRNFVLFLTVFLFLFSCKKNSENQDTVAGSATGLPNYGNVDLSTVFTKGDSELSDKASLVRYIDQYYKRVWEGSNLSGGVLVAKGDDILYENYRGFAREGDQKTINKNTPLHVASVSKTLTAMAMLKLVEAGKIKLSDHLTQFFPGFPYPDVTVKNLLSQRSGLPKYEYFITKIQPAPAELSKTFITNQDVLNMIIKYKPDLARDTDTGFMYCNTNFAMLALLIEKVTKVPFPQAMKEMIFDPLKMKNSFIFQEKDIPTASQSFYYGGNRLYPLDRLDLIYGDKNVYTTPRDLYSFSKAMYSKDFLKPELMEMVFTPYSNEKFGTNNYGLGFRMKIFDNGEKLTYHNGWWHGTNSVFAHLLKSKVTIVAIGNKYSNRVYTALALSGLFEDFPPQKDKLHSIMSDDKDTLNGHNEVYGE; encoded by the coding sequence ATGAAGAAGCGTAATTTTGTACTTTTTTTAACTGTCTTTTTATTCCTTTTTTCCTGTAAAAAAAACTCTGAAAATCAAGATACTGTCGCCGGAAGTGCGACCGGTCTTCCTAATTACGGGAACGTAGATTTGAGTACTGTTTTCACAAAAGGAGATAGCGAACTTTCTGACAAAGCTTCTTTGGTACGATACATTGATCAGTATTATAAAAGGGTTTGGGAAGGGAGTAATCTTAGCGGCGGAGTTTTAGTTGCAAAAGGAGATGACATTCTTTATGAAAATTACAGAGGTTTTGCCAGAGAAGGTGACCAAAAAACGATTAATAAAAATACACCGCTGCACGTTGCTTCAGTTTCAAAAACGTTGACGGCAATGGCTATGCTGAAATTAGTGGAAGCCGGAAAAATAAAATTATCAGATCATCTGACCCAGTTTTTTCCCGGGTTTCCTTACCCAGATGTTACGGTAAAAAATTTATTATCTCAAAGAAGCGGCCTTCCGAAATACGAATATTTTATTACCAAAATACAACCCGCTCCGGCAGAGCTTTCAAAGACTTTTATTACAAATCAGGATGTTTTAAATATGATCATTAAATATAAACCTGATTTGGCCAGAGATACCGATACCGGCTTTATGTATTGCAACACGAATTTTGCCATGCTGGCTTTATTGATCGAAAAAGTAACGAAAGTTCCTTTTCCTCAGGCAATGAAAGAGATGATTTTTGATCCGCTGAAAATGAAAAACTCCTTTATTTTCCAGGAAAAAGATATCCCGACGGCTTCTCAATCTTTCTATTACGGTGGAAACAGGTTGTATCCTCTGGACAGGCTGGATCTTATCTATGGTGATAAAAATGTCTATACAACACCAAGAGATTTATATAGTTTTTCAAAAGCGATGTATTCTAAGGATTTTTTAAAGCCGGAACTTATGGAAATGGTTTTTACGCCTTACAGCAATGAAAAATTCGGGACAAATAATTACGGGCTTGGTTTCAGGATGAAAATTTTTGATAACGGTGAAAAGCTGACGTATCACAACGGGTGGTGGCATGGAACTAATTCTGTTTTTGCTCATTTGTTAAAATCAAAAGTAACGATTGTGGCCATCGGAAACAAATATTCAAACAGAGTATATACTGCATTGGCTCTGTCCGGGTTGTTTGAAGATTTTCCACCTCAGAAAGACAAGCTTCACAGCATTATGAGCGATGATAAGGATACTTTGAACGGTCATAACGAGGTTTATGGAGAATAA